The following are encoded in a window of Centroberyx gerrardi isolate f3 chromosome 1, fCenGer3.hap1.cur.20231027, whole genome shotgun sequence genomic DNA:
- the lmo7b gene encoding LIM domain only protein 7b isoform X2, translated as MEWRQQTSISYVDAFNEAQRWMEEVTGKSFGSNDFRAALENGVLLCDLINQLKPGIIKRVNRLSTPIAGLDNVNVFLKACGKLGLNEAQLFHPGDLQDLSTRVTLRREESNRRLKNVLITIYWLGRKAQLDPFYSGPQLNFKAFEGLLGLALSKALDDGSGVCVKESGYRECCYPEREDLRRMRAGYRRGDSVDSIDSLDSRPLRTCSECCESDAEAEQGFRMEATQPSARQSKGYVPPMLRRRKQGRDEIGRGCLSPLTRACQIQVRPGRPPQVNPGWIWSKSLSDIPMVYPVYKVYERNTFDAGQDIGRARQWRQGHPQKSSTSPKDGEAKWHDDLTKWKSRRRSTNSDLRRKLQDREHVINQMTNGAVTNFGENGAQGGLSKRDQQSPSSHNPAPSSSSTTAASKAPSSDLRPHTRALLARSYATEAPFSPTAPYTQGSIGAMPASDPTSLGEEIYSASLASDGAGVTTPSLDYPFSSQTQVKAQGSQAPLQPISELGQPGNVITHQISSPVTTALPSEADGSVAAVINGPMSAMVTDLTHKELSFCMDPKVPTVHPGAGNQPTVYALKDLSHQSHKSEEEAQQTSRRQAVQHGTDQQAQSFQRYMTRTGSWSGSASLPRGYRRSEGSSRLSAAITARPFGTKPSRVSSLPRLCNVNDNNGLLLNSETDGSLQPARPTLIRQVATSQIRGQHQASVRQDSGNQEAKQNGEEQREEGKCASSFSLTCQTNGYHYQPHTQTQLLPQPYSSLQSQHSKSQSVPSNLVIAPPKVQHSDMRVSLSLKPNSRPDFGFQTHWDSTGARVKSVQLGSPAELCQLCVDDEIVAVDGIAVTHMSYDQWKNTMTSALQNGSLTMDVRRYGNKDWSSSGGSHHNLPCQSRKTLNLTAAAPMLIGCPDHHANNAVSAEITAMMPSKFNGQAVNGLDCKGMNGDFADNSRISRSKGGSESAISDLQVPSLSPSSSSWSWDHEDERRRQEKWQEEQERLLQEQYQRDQERLEAEWRRAQQDAMGEEHRKPEQTTYEITNGVVRPASTQLPVNGMTNKSKENERSTHREELKQAGSAPQRSEQGVQNDKITKQDWAKSKSTPALAGLHKQTRGDQRKRKGQCVSKVERERQQILEEMKKRTPLLTDNSWIRQRSASMYKEPVYIGVPLKRCESLDNLQSPLRQSPGLTTAASYARPQSAAAGYSLPSRSSSPRYSMGAGLSQTQASWSMDSSSHFIPGDESTGQSLPGSQQLGRLVSGRRTCCVCERVLGRGAAMVIEALGLCFHLACFQCVDCCRRLGGTGTGVQVRIRNRKPYCEPCYFQLK; from the exons TCTGATCAACCAGTTGAAACCTGGCATTATCAAGAGAGTGAACAGGCTCTCTACTCCCATTGCTGGACTG GATAATGTGAATGTATTCCTGAAAGCTTGTGGAAAACTGGGACTGAATGAGGCACAGCTGTTTCACCCGGGGGACCTGCAGGACCTGTCCACTCGTGTAACACTCAG GAGAGAAGAAAGCAATAGGAGACTCAAAAAT GTTCTGATCACGATCTACTGGTTGGGTCGGAAGGCTCAGCTCGACCCGTTCTACAGCGGACCTCAGCTTAACTTCAAGGCCTTTGAAGGGCTGTTGGGGTTGGCCCTGTCCAAG GCTCTAGATGAtggcagtggtgtgtgtgtgaaagaaagtgGATACAGAGAGTGTTGCtacccagagagagaggatttgcGGCGCATGAGAGCGGGCTACAGGAGAGGAGACTCTGTGGACAGCATCGACTCTCTGGACTCCCGGCCCCTCCGCACCTGCAGTGAAT GTTGTGAGAGTGACGCAGAAGCGGAGCAGGGATTCAGGATGGAGGCCACCCAGCCCTCGGCACGGCAAAGCAAAGGCTACGTCCCACCGATGCTCCGACGGAGAAAACAAGGACGGGATGAGATTGGAAGGGGCTGCCTCAGTCCGCTCACCAG AGCATGTCAAATCCAGGTCAGACCTGGGAGACCACCTCAGGTCAACCCTGGCTGGATTTG GAGCAAATCCTTGAGTGACATCCCGATGGTATACCCTGTGTATAAAGTTTATGAGAGGAATACCTTTGATGCGGGCCAGGACATCGGCAGGGCGAGGCAGTGGAGACAGGGACACCCACAGAAGAGCAGCACCAGTCCCAAGGACGGCGAAGCTAAGTGGCATGAC GATTTGACGAAGTGGAAGAGTCGTCGCAGGAGCACCAACTCTGACCTCCGTAGGAAGTTGCAAGACCGTGAGCATGTCATTAATCAGATGACCAATGGGGCTGTGACTAACTTCGGGGAGAATGGAGCGCAGGGCGGGTTGTCAAAGAG AGACCAGCAGTCACCAAGCAGCCATAACCCtgccccctcttcttcctccaccacTGCTGCGTCGAAAGCACCTAGCTCTGATCTCCGACCCCACACCCGAGCTCTCCTGGCCCGCAGCTACGCCACTGAGGCCCCCTTCAGCCCCACGGCTCCATACACTCAG GGATCCATCGGAGCCATGCCTGCCTCTGATCCCACCAGCTTGGGAGAGGAGATCTACTCTGCCTCCTTGGCCTCAGATGGAGCAGGAGTCACCACACCTTCTCTGGACTATCCTTTCAGCTCTCAGACCCAAGTCAAGGCCCAGGGCAGCCAAGCTCCTCTCCAGCCCATATCTGAATTGGGCCAGCCTGGAAATGTTATTACACACCAAATCTCCTCTCCAGTCACAACTGCACTGCCAAGCGAAGCCGATGGTTCCGTAGCAGCTGTCATAAATGGCCCCATGTCGGCTATGGTTACTGATTTGACTCACAAGGAACTCTCATTCTGCATGGATCCTAAAGTTCCCACCGTTCATCCCGGTGCTGGTAACCAGCCAACAGTGTATGCTCTGAAAGACTTGTCCCACCAGAGCCATAAGTCCGAAGAAGAGGCCCAGCAGACATCTAGGCGACAAGCTGTGCAGCACGGCACAGACCAGCAGGCTCAAAGCTTCCAGAGGTACATGACCAGAACCGGGTCGTGGTCCGGCTCAGCCAGCCTTCCCCGGGGTTACCGGAGGTCCGAGGGCTCGTCTCGTCTCTCTGCTGCCATCACAGCCAGACCCTTTGGGACCAAGCCGTCCAGAGTGTCCTCGCTGCCCAGGCTGTGCAAT GTCAATGACAACAACGGCCTTCTGCTGAATAGTGAGACAGATGGATCCCTGCAACCTGCCAGACCAACCCTCATCAGACAGGTTGCGACCTCCCAGATAAGGGGTCAACACCAGGCTTCAGTCAGACAGGACAGTGGTAACCAGGAAGCAAAGCAGAATGGTGAAGAACAGCGGGAGGAAGGGAAATGCGCTAGTTCTTTCAGCCTGACCTGCCAGACCAATGGCTATCACTATCAACCCCACACCCAAACCCAGCTTCTACCCCAACCCTACTCCAGCCTACAATCCCAACACAGCAAAAGCCAGTCCGTGCCATCTAATCTAGTCATTGCCCCCCCAAAG GTGCAACACAGTGACATGAGAGTGAGTCTTAGTCTTAAACCTAACAGTAGACCAGACTTTGGCTTCCAGACTCATTGGGACTCCACTGGAGCAAGAGTCAAATCCGTTCAATTAG GCAGTCCAGCGGAGCTTTGTCAGCTGTGTGTGGATGATGAGATTGTGGCTGTTGACGGAATTGCAGTGACACACATGAGCTACGACCAGTGGAAGAATACCATGACATCCGCACTGCAAAATGGAAGCCTTACCATGGACGTTCGACGCTATGGTAACAAGG ACTGGAGCAGCAGTGGTGGGAGTCATCACAACCTGCCATGTCAGAGCAGGAAGACCCTCAATCTGACTGCTGCAGCACCCATGCTGATAGGTTGTCCTGATCACCATGCCAACAATGCTGTCTCTGCAGAAATCACAGCCATGATGCCGTCCAAATTCAACGGGCAGGCAGTCAAC GGTCTGGACTGTAAAGGCATGAATGGAGATTTTGCTGACAACTCCAGGATTTCCAGGAGTAAAG gAGGTTCAGAATCTGCAATATCTGAT CTCCAGGTGCCGTCCCTCAGCCCCTCCTCATCCAGCTGGTCTTGGGACCATGAAGATGAGCGCAGGCGCCAGGAGAAGTGGCAGGAGGAACAGGAGCGCCTCCTACAG gAGCAATACCAGCGGGATCAGGAGAGGCTGGAGGCAGAGTGGCGGAGGGCACAACAAGATGCAATGGGGGAGGAGCACAGAAAGCCAGAG CAGACCACCTATGAGATAACCAATGGTGTTGTGAGACCTGCCAGTACCCAGCTCCCTGTGAATGGAAtgacaaacaaaagcaaagaaaatgaGCGGAGCACCCACAGAGAAGAGCTGAAACAGGCAGGGTCAGCACCCCAGAGGAGTGAGCAGGGAGTGCAGAATGACAAGATTACAAAACAAGACTG GGCAAAGTCCAAGTCTACTCCAGCACTAGCTGGCCTCCACAAACAGACAAGAG GTGatcagaggaaaagaaaagggcaGTGTGTGTCTAAGGTAGAGCGAGAAAGGCAGCAGATtttggaggagatgaagaagagaacTCCGCTTCTGACTGACAACAGCTGGATACGCCAGCGCAGCGCCAGCATGTACAAAGAACCAGTCTATATTGGAGTTCCCCTGAAGAG GTGTGAGTCTCTGGACAACCTCCAGTCTCCTTTGCGTCAGTCTCCAGGCTTGACCACCGCAGCTAGTTACGCTCGTCCACAGTCAGCTGCTGCTGGTTACTCTCTCCCAAGTAGGAGCTCCTCCCCCCGCTACAGCATGGGGGCAGGGTTGTCCCAGACACAAGCATCTTGGTCCATGGACTCCTCCAGTCATTTCATCCCTGGAGATGAGTCAACTGGCCAATCCCTGCCTGGGTCTCAGCAACTTGGCAG GTTGGTCAGTGGCAGGAggacttgctgtgtgtgtgagcgtgtccTGGGTAGGGGGGCAGCCATGGTCATTGAGGCCCTTGGCCTCTGCTTCCACCTTGCCTGTTTCCAG tGCGTGGACTGCTGCCGACGTCTCGGAGGAACAGGGACAGGAGTCCAGGTTCGGATCCGAAACAGGAAGCCCTACTGTGAGCCCTGCTATTTCCAACTCAAGT GA
- the lmo7b gene encoding LIM domain only protein 7b isoform X4: protein MEWRQQTSISYVDAFNEAQRWMEEVTGKSFGSNDFRAALENGVLLCDLINQLKPGIIKRVNRLSTPIAGLDNVNVFLKACGKLGLNEAQLFHPGDLQDLSTRVTLRREESNRRLKNVLITIYWLGRKAQLDPFYSGPQLNFKAFEGLLGLALSKALDDGSGVCVKESGYRECCYPEREDLRRMRAGYRRGDSVDSIDSLDSRPLRTCSECCESDAEAEQGFRMEATQPSARQSKGYVPPMLRRRKQGRDEIGRGCLSPLTRACQIQVRPGRPPQVNPGWIWSKSLSDIPMVYPVYKVYERNTFDAGQDIGRARQWRQGHPQKSSTSPKDGEAKWHDDLTKWKSRRRSTNSDLRRKLQDREHVINQMTNGAVTNFGENGAQGGLSKRDQQSPSSHNPAPSSSSTTAASKAPSSDLRPHTRALLARSYATEAPFSPTAPYTQGSIGAMPASDPTSLGEEIYSASLASDGAGVTTPSLDYPFSSQTQVKAQGSQAPLQPISELGQPGNVITHQISSPVTTALPSEADGSVAAVINGPMSAMVTDLTHKELSFCMDPKVPTVHPGAGNQPTVYALKDLSHQSHKSEEEAQQTSRRQAVQHGTDQQAQSFQRYMTRTGSWSGSASLPRGYRRSEGSSRLSAAITARPFGTKPSRVSSLPRLCNVNDNNGLLLNSETDGSLQPARPTLIRQVATSQIRGQHQASVRQDSGNQEAKQNGEEQREEGKCASSFSLTCQTNGYHYQPHTQTQLLPQPYSSLQSQHSKSQSVPSNLVIAPPKVQHSDMRVSLSLKPNSRPDFGFQTHWDSTGARVKSVQLGSPAELCQLCVDDEIVAVDGIAVTHMSYDQWKNTMTSALQNGSLTMDVRRYGNKDWSSSGGSHHNLPCQSRKTLNLTAAAPMLIGCPDHHANNAVSAEITAMMPSKFNGQAVNGLDCKGMNGDFADNSRISRSKGGSESAISDLQVPSLSPSSSSWSWDHEDERRRQEKWQEEQERLLQEQYQRDQERLEAEWRRAQQDAMGEEHRKPEQTTYEITNGVVRPASTQLPVNGMTNKSKENERSTHREELKQAGSAPQRSEQGVQNDKITKQDWAKSKSTPALAGLHKQTRGDQRKRKGQCVSKVERERQQILEEMKKRTPLLTDNSWIRQRSASMYKEPVYIGVPLKRCESLDNLQSPLRQSPGLTTAASYARPQSAAAGYSLPSRSSSPRYSMGAGLSQTQASWSMDSSSHFIPGDESTGQSLPGSQQLGSAWTAADVSEEQGQESRFGSETGSPTVSPAISNSSPSLPPPCDQDGVLQIVE from the exons TCTGATCAACCAGTTGAAACCTGGCATTATCAAGAGAGTGAACAGGCTCTCTACTCCCATTGCTGGACTG GATAATGTGAATGTATTCCTGAAAGCTTGTGGAAAACTGGGACTGAATGAGGCACAGCTGTTTCACCCGGGGGACCTGCAGGACCTGTCCACTCGTGTAACACTCAG GAGAGAAGAAAGCAATAGGAGACTCAAAAAT GTTCTGATCACGATCTACTGGTTGGGTCGGAAGGCTCAGCTCGACCCGTTCTACAGCGGACCTCAGCTTAACTTCAAGGCCTTTGAAGGGCTGTTGGGGTTGGCCCTGTCCAAG GCTCTAGATGAtggcagtggtgtgtgtgtgaaagaaagtgGATACAGAGAGTGTTGCtacccagagagagaggatttgcGGCGCATGAGAGCGGGCTACAGGAGAGGAGACTCTGTGGACAGCATCGACTCTCTGGACTCCCGGCCCCTCCGCACCTGCAGTGAAT GTTGTGAGAGTGACGCAGAAGCGGAGCAGGGATTCAGGATGGAGGCCACCCAGCCCTCGGCACGGCAAAGCAAAGGCTACGTCCCACCGATGCTCCGACGGAGAAAACAAGGACGGGATGAGATTGGAAGGGGCTGCCTCAGTCCGCTCACCAG AGCATGTCAAATCCAGGTCAGACCTGGGAGACCACCTCAGGTCAACCCTGGCTGGATTTG GAGCAAATCCTTGAGTGACATCCCGATGGTATACCCTGTGTATAAAGTTTATGAGAGGAATACCTTTGATGCGGGCCAGGACATCGGCAGGGCGAGGCAGTGGAGACAGGGACACCCACAGAAGAGCAGCACCAGTCCCAAGGACGGCGAAGCTAAGTGGCATGAC GATTTGACGAAGTGGAAGAGTCGTCGCAGGAGCACCAACTCTGACCTCCGTAGGAAGTTGCAAGACCGTGAGCATGTCATTAATCAGATGACCAATGGGGCTGTGACTAACTTCGGGGAGAATGGAGCGCAGGGCGGGTTGTCAAAGAG AGACCAGCAGTCACCAAGCAGCCATAACCCtgccccctcttcttcctccaccacTGCTGCGTCGAAAGCACCTAGCTCTGATCTCCGACCCCACACCCGAGCTCTCCTGGCCCGCAGCTACGCCACTGAGGCCCCCTTCAGCCCCACGGCTCCATACACTCAG GGATCCATCGGAGCCATGCCTGCCTCTGATCCCACCAGCTTGGGAGAGGAGATCTACTCTGCCTCCTTGGCCTCAGATGGAGCAGGAGTCACCACACCTTCTCTGGACTATCCTTTCAGCTCTCAGACCCAAGTCAAGGCCCAGGGCAGCCAAGCTCCTCTCCAGCCCATATCTGAATTGGGCCAGCCTGGAAATGTTATTACACACCAAATCTCCTCTCCAGTCACAACTGCACTGCCAAGCGAAGCCGATGGTTCCGTAGCAGCTGTCATAAATGGCCCCATGTCGGCTATGGTTACTGATTTGACTCACAAGGAACTCTCATTCTGCATGGATCCTAAAGTTCCCACCGTTCATCCCGGTGCTGGTAACCAGCCAACAGTGTATGCTCTGAAAGACTTGTCCCACCAGAGCCATAAGTCCGAAGAAGAGGCCCAGCAGACATCTAGGCGACAAGCTGTGCAGCACGGCACAGACCAGCAGGCTCAAAGCTTCCAGAGGTACATGACCAGAACCGGGTCGTGGTCCGGCTCAGCCAGCCTTCCCCGGGGTTACCGGAGGTCCGAGGGCTCGTCTCGTCTCTCTGCTGCCATCACAGCCAGACCCTTTGGGACCAAGCCGTCCAGAGTGTCCTCGCTGCCCAGGCTGTGCAAT GTCAATGACAACAACGGCCTTCTGCTGAATAGTGAGACAGATGGATCCCTGCAACCTGCCAGACCAACCCTCATCAGACAGGTTGCGACCTCCCAGATAAGGGGTCAACACCAGGCTTCAGTCAGACAGGACAGTGGTAACCAGGAAGCAAAGCAGAATGGTGAAGAACAGCGGGAGGAAGGGAAATGCGCTAGTTCTTTCAGCCTGACCTGCCAGACCAATGGCTATCACTATCAACCCCACACCCAAACCCAGCTTCTACCCCAACCCTACTCCAGCCTACAATCCCAACACAGCAAAAGCCAGTCCGTGCCATCTAATCTAGTCATTGCCCCCCCAAAG GTGCAACACAGTGACATGAGAGTGAGTCTTAGTCTTAAACCTAACAGTAGACCAGACTTTGGCTTCCAGACTCATTGGGACTCCACTGGAGCAAGAGTCAAATCCGTTCAATTAG GCAGTCCAGCGGAGCTTTGTCAGCTGTGTGTGGATGATGAGATTGTGGCTGTTGACGGAATTGCAGTGACACACATGAGCTACGACCAGTGGAAGAATACCATGACATCCGCACTGCAAAATGGAAGCCTTACCATGGACGTTCGACGCTATGGTAACAAGG ACTGGAGCAGCAGTGGTGGGAGTCATCACAACCTGCCATGTCAGAGCAGGAAGACCCTCAATCTGACTGCTGCAGCACCCATGCTGATAGGTTGTCCTGATCACCATGCCAACAATGCTGTCTCTGCAGAAATCACAGCCATGATGCCGTCCAAATTCAACGGGCAGGCAGTCAAC GGTCTGGACTGTAAAGGCATGAATGGAGATTTTGCTGACAACTCCAGGATTTCCAGGAGTAAAG gAGGTTCAGAATCTGCAATATCTGAT CTCCAGGTGCCGTCCCTCAGCCCCTCCTCATCCAGCTGGTCTTGGGACCATGAAGATGAGCGCAGGCGCCAGGAGAAGTGGCAGGAGGAACAGGAGCGCCTCCTACAG gAGCAATACCAGCGGGATCAGGAGAGGCTGGAGGCAGAGTGGCGGAGGGCACAACAAGATGCAATGGGGGAGGAGCACAGAAAGCCAGAG CAGACCACCTATGAGATAACCAATGGTGTTGTGAGACCTGCCAGTACCCAGCTCCCTGTGAATGGAAtgacaaacaaaagcaaagaaaatgaGCGGAGCACCCACAGAGAAGAGCTGAAACAGGCAGGGTCAGCACCCCAGAGGAGTGAGCAGGGAGTGCAGAATGACAAGATTACAAAACAAGACTG GGCAAAGTCCAAGTCTACTCCAGCACTAGCTGGCCTCCACAAACAGACAAGAG GTGatcagaggaaaagaaaagggcaGTGTGTGTCTAAGGTAGAGCGAGAAAGGCAGCAGATtttggaggagatgaagaagagaacTCCGCTTCTGACTGACAACAGCTGGATACGCCAGCGCAGCGCCAGCATGTACAAAGAACCAGTCTATATTGGAGTTCCCCTGAAGAG GTGTGAGTCTCTGGACAACCTCCAGTCTCCTTTGCGTCAGTCTCCAGGCTTGACCACCGCAGCTAGTTACGCTCGTCCACAGTCAGCTGCTGCTGGTTACTCTCTCCCAAGTAGGAGCTCCTCCCCCCGCTACAGCATGGGGGCAGGGTTGTCCCAGACACAAGCATCTTGGTCCATGGACTCCTCCAGTCATTTCATCCCTGGAGATGAGTCAACTGGCCAATCCCTGCCTGGGTCTCAGCAACTTGGCAG tGCGTGGACTGCTGCCGACGTCTCGGAGGAACAGGGACAGGAGTCCAGGTTCGGATCCGAAACAGGAAGCCCTACTGTGAGCCCTGCTATTTCCAACTCAAGT CCATCTCTGCCCCCTCCATGTGACCAGGATGGAGTTCTTCAGATTGTGGAATAA